The stretch of DNA CGGCAATAAATCTTTTAAGATCATCGTGGTCACCCCGCCGGTTTCGGTCGTAACGGCATACAGATACCGCCCTTTCGGAGTTTCCTTAATGCGAACGTCACTGAGCGGGAGCCCGACTTTCTCAGCAAACTTTTCAGCCGCCACGGTCGGATTGCCGTCCCTGTCAAAGGCTACTTTCTCTGGCGGCCCCATGACTTCCGATGTCAGTGACTCCTGCTTTTCAGCGACCGCCTCAACGATAACGGCCAGCCGCCTCGGAGTGGCAAACGTTTTTGCCTGACCGCATCCAATCCTTGCCTGAGTCAATCGCTGCAGCAATTTTGACGCCAACGCATCCAGTGCAGGCTCAATATACCCTGCCGGTATCTCTTCTGTCCCTATTTCCAGTAATAGACTTTCCATGTTTTCCTCTATCCTGTATTTTCTATTATATAATCATCGGGCTCGATCATAGCTGCGGCCATATTTTCGTTCGCTTAGCCTCGGAGTCCCGTCCGTTGCCGGCGTACGACATTGCACGATCCGGGGAAAAGATGCCGGGTTCAAAACCCAACATTTTTTTCATCCACCGGAACAATCAGAGATTCCGATAAATGTCGTTCAGACACTATTTATATTTACCCATCAGTGGATATCCCAGGGCTTCACGCTGTTTCAGATAGACTTCGGCACCGGCCCTGGCAAGATTTCTGATCCGGGCGATATAGCCGGTTCGCTCCGTCACGCTGATGGCGCCGCGGGCATCCAGCAGATTAAACGTATGGGAACATTTCAGGCAATATTCATAAGTCGGCAGCACCAGCGAGTTTTCAACACTCCTTTTAGCTTCTGCCTCATACTGGTTGAAAAGGTCAAAGAGCATATTCACATCCGCCTTTTCGAAATTATACGTCGACTGTTCCACCTCCTGCTGATGATGAATATCACCGTAGTGCAGATACTCGTTCCACTGAAGGTCATATACGTTGTCGACCCCCTGCAGGTACATGCTGATACGCTCCAGCCCATAGGTAAGCTCCACGGGAATCGGCTGCAGCTCGACACTGCCGGCATGCTGGAAATACGTAAACTGTGTAATTTCCATTCCATCCAGCCAGACCTCCCAGCCCAGACCGGAGGCTCCCAGCGTGGGTGATTCCCAGTCATCCTCGACAAAACGGATATCATGATCCAGCGGATCGATCCCCAGCACTTTCAAACTTTCAAGATATTGTTGCTGCACATCGATCGGAGACGGTTTCAATAGCACCTGAAACTGATAATAATGCTGCAGCCGGTTCGGATTTTCACCGTACCGGCCATCGGTCGGCCGTCGGGAAGGTTGAACATAGGCAACCTTCCACGGCTCGGGTCCAAGCGCTTTCAACAGGGTCGCGGGATGAAAGGTTCCGGCTCCAACCTCCATGTCATAGGGTTGAACCAATACACATCCCTTTTGTGCCCAGAATTTCTGCAATGATAGTATCACATCTTGAAAATACATTCTTTTTCCTCTTATATCGGTGTTTATAGATAAAACGAATCCGCACCTCATCACATTTACCGGTCTTTTACCGGTAAAAGAGCACTCGTCAGACCGTCTGAATCAAGGGTTACATCCAGCAAACGGGCATCGGAGCGTTTGGTTAACATATCCGCCCATACGCCCCTCAACCGGCTGATATCATCCGGCTGCCCAAGCGCCCACAGACATCCGCCCCCTCCGGCGCCCGTGATTCTGGCGCCGCAGTTCAATCGAACAGCCGAATTCACAAGCCTTTCGCCGATATCATCCAGCACATCCGGCGTCATCTGCTTTCGGATGGCCATTTCCCGGTTCATGGCTTCGCAGGCGGTCTGTATGTCCCTGCGGCAGAGCGATTCCACAAATAAATGGGTACATTTCACGATTTCCTCCCAGAGCTCGCGGGTCATACCGGAAAGAAACTGCCTGATCCACTGGTGATTAATCTGACTGGATTCATGCGGAATTCCACAATACGCCAGCAGCAGCCGCTGCTCTAAATAATCAAACTCTCCCGGGGGGAATATGGTTTTTTTCCTGTAGCAGTTCCCGGGTGTTTCCCCGGACCAGTACCAGGCATTGACGCCACCGAAAACCGCCGCAAGCTGATCTTGACGGCCGCATGGAACCCCTGCCACACTGGCCTCAATCGAATGAGCCAGCA from Desulfobacterales bacterium encodes:
- a CDS encoding galactokinase; amino-acid sequence: MPDTLDRIFKSYTVEASAPCRIDMGGTLDISTMFYPLRRFDPCTFNAAINLRTRVRLLPYLSNVVKVSSRGFESAEYPLKKAPFDHPLGLMFAIAAYFGADGIHIDIESSSPPRSALGGSSAAAAALVAAFLTAFDKASGQTSAFRHQTAMLAHSIEASVAGVPCGRQDQLAAVFGGVNAWYWSGETPGNCYRKKTIFPPGEFDYLEQRLLLAYCGIPHESSQINHQWIRQFLSGMTRELWEEIVKCTHLFVESLCRRDIQTACEAMNREMAIRKQMTPDVLDDIGERLVNSAVRLNCGARITGAGGGGCLWALGQPDDISRLRGVWADMLTKRSDARLLDVTLDSDGLTSALLPVKDR
- the glyQ gene encoding glycine--tRNA ligase subunit alpha, with protein sequence MYFQDVILSLQKFWAQKGCVLVQPYDMEVGAGTFHPATLLKALGPEPWKVAYVQPSRRPTDGRYGENPNRLQHYYQFQVLLKPSPIDVQQQYLESLKVLGIDPLDHDIRFVEDDWESPTLGASGLGWEVWLDGMEITQFTYFQHAGSVELQPIPVELTYGLERISMYLQGVDNVYDLQWNEYLHYGDIHHQQEVEQSTYNFEKADVNMLFDLFNQYEAEAKRSVENSLVLPTYEYCLKCSHTFNLLDARGAISVTERTGYIARIRNLARAGAEVYLKQREALGYPLMGKYK